A genomic segment from Mucilaginibacter terrenus encodes:
- a CDS encoding beta-N-acetylhexosaminidase yields the protein MKKFTALALSCLFAATALAQSTPDIAIIPEPVKITKHPGLYTLPKAIVVQSGQQQELNRVLDLLKEKFATATGKQILVKASAPAAAIKLVLNKKADAVLGKEGYYLSVKSTGITISANEPAGLYYGAQTLMQLLPKEIEGLKVAKGVTWSVPVVDIYDYPRFAWRGLMFDVSRHFFTKKEVMRFIDDMVKYKFNLLHWHLTDDEGWRVEIKSLPRLTTVGAYNVKREGTFGDFIPPKPDEPRNYGGFYTQDDIREIVKYAQERYVNIMPEVDVPGHSLAAVVAYPQLSATAGADKYVVRSGEKIMDWSKPGHPALVDNTLNPAGDYTYEFLDKVTTELAQLFPFEYMHLGGDECAKNFWEQSEQVKALMAKENLKNMEEVQSYFEKRLEKIVESKGKKFMGWDEILEGGLGPNAAVMSWRGIKGGIEAAKQGHDVVMSPTTFAYLDYMQSDRIMEPPVYATLRLNKTYEFEPVPEGVDAKLIKGGQANLWTEQVYNFRQVEYMIWPRALAVSESVWSPPAKKNFAAFFPKVEKQFERFDQSETKYAPSVYDPIFQVGRNPDKTIKVTLTTEVPGLDIYYSFDNSYPDKFYPKYTAPLTVPIDAALLRVITYKNGKPVGRMNNMPITELTKRAGN from the coding sequence ATGAAAAAATTTACTGCGCTGGCATTGTCCTGCTTATTTGCCGCAACAGCGTTGGCACAAAGCACCCCCGACATTGCCATTATTCCAGAACCTGTTAAAATCACCAAACATCCGGGACTATACACATTACCTAAAGCTATAGTAGTACAGTCGGGGCAGCAGCAGGAGCTTAATCGCGTGCTGGATCTGTTAAAAGAAAAGTTTGCCACTGCAACAGGTAAACAGATATTGGTTAAAGCCAGTGCGCCTGCCGCAGCAATAAAACTGGTGCTAAACAAAAAAGCAGACGCGGTACTGGGAAAAGAAGGGTATTATTTATCTGTAAAGTCAACCGGCATTACTATAAGTGCCAATGAGCCTGCCGGCTTGTATTACGGCGCGCAAACCTTGATGCAATTGTTGCCCAAGGAAATTGAAGGTTTGAAAGTTGCTAAAGGCGTCACCTGGAGCGTACCTGTTGTAGATATATACGATTACCCGCGTTTTGCATGGAGAGGATTGATGTTTGATGTATCGCGGCATTTTTTTACCAAGAAAGAAGTAATGCGCTTTATAGATGACATGGTTAAGTATAAATTTAACCTGCTGCACTGGCACCTTACAGACGATGAAGGATGGAGGGTTGAGATAAAAAGCTTGCCACGGCTAACAACAGTTGGAGCTTACAATGTGAAGCGCGAAGGCACCTTTGGTGATTTTATTCCGCCAAAGCCTGACGAACCACGTAATTACGGTGGCTTTTACACGCAGGACGATATTCGCGAGATTGTAAAGTACGCACAGGAAAGATATGTAAACATTATGCCTGAGGTAGATGTGCCCGGCCACAGCCTTGCTGCGGTAGTAGCCTATCCGCAGTTATCAGCCACTGCAGGTGCCGACAAATATGTAGTGCGTTCGGGAGAAAAGATAATGGATTGGTCTAAACCGGGCCATCCTGCACTGGTAGATAACACATTAAACCCTGCCGGCGATTACACCTACGAGTTTTTAGACAAAGTTACTACCGAACTGGCGCAGCTATTCCCTTTTGAGTATATGCACCTGGGCGGAGATGAATGTGCCAAAAACTTTTGGGAGCAAAGCGAACAGGTAAAAGCATTAATGGCCAAAGAGAACCTCAAGAATATGGAGGAGGTGCAGAGCTATTTTGAGAAGCGTTTAGAAAAAATAGTAGAGAGCAAAGGCAAAAAATTCATGGGCTGGGACGAAATATTAGAAGGTGGCCTTGGTCCTAACGCGGCGGTAATGAGCTGGCGCGGCATTAAAGGTGGCATAGAGGCGGCCAAGCAGGGCCACGATGTGGTAATGAGCCCAACAACCTTTGCCTACTTGGATTACATGCAAAGCGACCGCATTATGGAACCACCTGTGTACGCCACCTTACGCCTGAACAAAACTTACGAGTTTGAGCCAGTTCCTGAAGGTGTTGATGCCAAACTGATCAAAGGAGGCCAGGCCAATCTTTGGACAGAACAGGTATACAACTTCCGCCAGGTAGAATATATGATATGGCCTCGTGCGCTCGCGGTATCAGAGTCTGTTTGGTCACCTCCTGCAAAAAAGAATTTTGCAGCGTTCTTCCCTAAGGTAGAGAAGCAGTTTGAGCGTTTTGATCAATCAGAAACTAAATATGCGCCAAGCGTATATGATCCCATATTCCAAGTAGGCCGCAATCCTGACAAGACAATTAAGGTTACACTTACTACAGAAGTACCCGGGCTGGACATTTACTACAGCTTTGATAATTCCTACCCTGATAAGTTCTATCCAAAATACACCGCACCTTTAACCGTGCCGATAGATGCAGCGCTGCTTCGTGTGATCACCTACAAGAACGGTAAGCCGGTGGGCCGCATGAATAACATGCCAATAACTGAGCTAACCAAGAGAGCAGGAAACTAA
- a CDS encoding Gfo/Idh/MocA family oxidoreductase yields the protein MSTDRRKFLKHLGTSVLLTSASLTSWAAKEENEVRLQRAQRIAGPNDKIRIATIGMGIMGFNDTRAALTTSGVELAGVCDLYKGRLDRAKELYGQSLFTTMDYREILGRKDIDAVIIATSDNWHSQIAIDAMHSKKAVYSEKPMVHLISQGLAEIKAQQDTKMVMQVGSQRVSSIAYKKAKEMYQAGAIGKINSIEASFNRQDALGAWQYTIPTDATLANVDWARYQANAKVKYDYDPKRFFRWRNYREYGTGVAGDLFVHLLSGIHFITGSKGPEKIYSIGGLTYWKDGRNVPDVMSAVVQYGETKEHPAFQVTLRVNFVSGDGGSGRTTITGSEGVIDLGDGDNFTIKRNKMPEAPGIGGWDSLFTYTEAQQKALLDDYNKKWTEQQKRRTREPDTVYSAPEGYNSSNEHFANFFDSVRNGTPVVEDAKFGFRAAAPCLACNDSYFENKVIRWDAENMKIIA from the coding sequence ATGTCAACTGATCGCAGAAAGTTTCTCAAGCACCTGGGTACTTCGGTGCTGCTTACCTCCGCTTCGCTAACCTCTTGGGCCGCGAAAGAAGAAAATGAAGTACGGCTGCAACGCGCACAGCGAATTGCCGGGCCTAACGACAAAATACGTATAGCCACTATTGGCATGGGTATAATGGGCTTTAACGACACCCGTGCGGCGCTGACTACATCAGGTGTGGAGCTGGCGGGTGTATGCGACCTGTATAAAGGCAGGCTGGACCGCGCCAAAGAACTTTACGGCCAAAGCCTTTTTACTACTATGGATTACCGCGAAATACTAGGCCGGAAGGACATAGATGCTGTAATTATTGCTACCAGCGACAATTGGCACAGCCAAATAGCCATAGATGCCATGCACAGCAAGAAAGCCGTTTACAGCGAGAAGCCAATGGTACACCTGATAAGCCAGGGCCTTGCCGAAATTAAGGCACAGCAGGATACCAAAATGGTAATGCAGGTAGGTAGCCAGCGCGTAAGCAGTATTGCTTATAAAAAAGCGAAGGAAATGTACCAGGCAGGTGCTATCGGTAAAATAAACTCTATTGAAGCATCATTTAACCGGCAGGATGCACTAGGCGCCTGGCAGTATACTATACCGACAGATGCCACGCTGGCTAATGTAGACTGGGCACGCTACCAGGCAAACGCTAAAGTAAAGTACGATTACGATCCTAAACGCTTTTTCCGCTGGAGAAACTACCGCGAATACGGTACTGGTGTAGCAGGAGACCTGTTTGTACACTTACTCAGTGGCATACATTTTATCACCGGATCTAAGGGGCCGGAAAAGATATACTCTATAGGAGGTCTTACCTACTGGAAGGATGGCAGGAACGTGCCTGATGTTATGAGTGCCGTGGTGCAATACGGCGAAACCAAGGAACACCCGGCATTCCAGGTAACCCTAAGGGTAAATTTCGTGAGCGGCGATGGCGGAAGCGGCAGAACTACAATAACTGGTTCTGAAGGTGTGATTGATCTTGGCGACGGAGATAACTTTACCATAAAACGAAATAAAATGCCCGAGGCACCAGGTATTGGCGGATGGGACTCATTATTTACTTATACCGAAGCACAGCAGAAAGCTCTGTTAGACGATTATAATAAAAAGTGGACTGAACAGCAGAAAAGGCGAACCCGCGAGCCCGACACTGTTTATAGTGCCCCCGAAGGGTATAACTCATCTAACGAGCATTTCGCAAACTTTTTTGACTCAGTACGCAACGGTACACCTGTAGTAGAAGACGCCAAGTTTGGTTTCAGAGCCGCCGCACCTTGCCTAGCTTGTAACGACAGTTATTTTGAGAATAAAGTTATCCGTTGGGACGCAGAAAACATGAAAATTATAGCATAA